DNA sequence from the Pseudochaenichthys georgianus chromosome 8, fPseGeo1.2, whole genome shotgun sequence genome:
GGAGAAGATCGTGTACGGTCACCTGGACGACCCGGTGGGGCAGGATATCGCCCGCGGCAGCACCTACCTGCGCCTGCGCCCCGACCGCGTGGCCATGCAGGACGCCACGGCTCAGATGGCCATGCTGCAGTTCATCAGCAGCGGTCTGCCCAGGGTGGCCGTGCCCTCCACCATCCACTGCGATCATCTGATCGAGGCTCAGATCGGAGGGGTGGAGGACCTGCAGAGGGCCAAGGTGAGGACAGAAAGAGACGTATACATGGAggttatatgtatatattatattgcATTATAGTTCATTCATAGTACAGTCAATGGTTGAAAATTGCAAATTCAGGAAATTGATGgaacattttgaaatgtgttgAGATGGATTTGATTGTAAAGCAAAAAATGAATATACCTACATTATATATTTATCTTGAGTTGTGTTCTCACAATTAAATTGAGCCAAATAATGTTAGTCAAGGTAACATTTGGTCATCTTAATAGCAGTGTATTCCCTTTGTCCATCTGTCAGCATTGTCGTTTTCTGCCCGAAGCCCTCATAAAAAATAGTTCTTATTGAATTTAAGCTGCTTGATCAAATAACTGTTACATTTTAGGATTTAATGCAGCATCCAAGTTTATTATGTGCGGTAACATCAAGCATACTCATGTACCTTATATGAAAATAACTCCTCACCAATCATTCTGAACACAGGAAGTAAACGAGGAGGTGTACAACTTCCTCGCCTCTGCTGGAGCCAAATACGGAGTCGGCTTCTGGAAACCCGGATCAGGAATCATCCATCAGGTGCCGTACACTGATTTATAATAACGTTTTAAATGTCTTCTACATTGAAAAATGATTTATTTGTCCATCCAGAAAAGGACATTCCAAAGAAGTCATTTTAAAAACGGTAATCTGTGGAGAATTTCATCCCAAGATAAAAGTGTGACTGACTCGTCTCGTCCCTTTCCTTGGACAGATCATCCTGGAGAACTATGCGTACCCCGGAGTGATGCTGATTGGCACAGACTCCCACACTCCCAATGGCGGTGGCCTCGGCTCCATCTGCATCGGAGTGGGTGGAGCGGACGCTGTGGACGTCATGGCAGGAATCCCCTGGGAGCTCAAGTGTCCCAATGTGAGTTTTTGACATCTTgttaattatttaatttttttataaatactCTTTATTGAGTTTAACGCAACATACAGAACAATGCACAacaaagcgtctttgggtactataaaagcgctatataaatccaatttATTATTACAACACCCCCCCACAGACAGCCACACAGCACATCCTCAATTTGACAacaattgaataataataataatcctcatTTACATAATCACAATAATATAGATAGACCacaaaggataaataaaatatgtgtatccatcagaggttgcgctagactttttcgctgcccgccattttgacggacaggatcgcaaaacttccgtcaaaatccagaattacccgtcggcctttacacaactctgacgaggggggggggggagcatgctcgtgaacagtcaacggggggggggacagTTCACATGTGCCGTGTTgtgcatggctgctgcacctcgcgggagcgtgcacagcgGGAAGCCAAAACTCAGACATCTCAATGATCTGTTCGGCACAGttgggtttggaaacggtatcatttccttttcGCAGGGCgagcataacacggcataacacggcataacacggcataacacggcataacacggcataacaccggagcctcgctgcggggaaactttggcgctgttccgagtttgttctaatctgtcaaaatgacggactgctttcagatttgtccgtcattgttaaaaaaaatccgtcagACTGAACATATTctgttaacgcgacctctggtgtACGTACACATCATGCTGGAATATCAATCAAACATATGAGGAATATAATTTCAGTCTGCAATATGTGGGTTAGGGTAATCGGTTAACAGAAGCCTCaagtgtcccccccccccccccccccccccccccacccctccaGAGAAGTAAAGCTTTCAGGTCAGTACGCAAATAATCCAGAAAAGGTGATCAGATTGTCATAAATAGCCCGTCATTCCCTCTTGAGGGAGCAAGCAGTCTCTCGTGGGGGAGAGTGTTCAAAATCTCCCAatgattatttgtatttaatgagCACTCAACCCTGTGCTCAGTCACTGAAGTCTGTTTTGGTTTTTCTATTTGTTTAAACCTGTGCGTATTTCCCCCTTCAGGTGATTGGAGTGAAGCTGACGGGAAGTTTGTCTGGATGGACTTCACCGAAGGACGTGATCCTGAAGGTGGCCGGCATCCTGACTGTGAAGGGCGGCACCGGAGCCATCGTGGAGTATCACGGGCCGGGAGTGGACTCCATCTCCTGCACAGGTCAACATCACATGCATTACACTAAAAACACCGGTGAAGGAAAATAATGGGGAGAACGGTGACCGCTTCAGCGACTAGGCCTGGCACAATCACTACTTTCATTAGACGATACATTTTCCCAGAAATAATTCCGATCAATGACCTAAGTATCGTTTAAGGTATTTAATAATTcatgatttttttctttttgtcagAGCCTGTTGTTTATTGATTTCTGTCGGGGTGTAAATGTTCATTCTGTCTTCATGTTGGCTAAAATGTTAGTGACAATATCTCTAAACAAGCATGTAAACCCAAGAGGCAATATGCATTTCAGCAAAAACGGTGAAAAATATATCTTGTGTGATATATTTGATTAAGTTAACTATCAACACGCGTATCGACTAACATTCACCCATTGCTGGAATAAAAGATTAGTTTCTTCAACTTTAGTGTAGTTTATTTTACTCATAGGCTAAAATAACACTGTTTTTTACAGGAATGGCCACAATCTGTAACATGGGCGCTGAGATCGGAGCCACCACGTCCGTTTTCCCCTACAACCACCGCATGAAGACGTACATGGAGAAAACCGGCCGTGGAGGTCAGTCTCTTCCCGTCGGTCTCAGTTTAGTATTGATGAAAGGTGTTTGACCAAcggcttcctctcctcctccttcacTCCCTCTCAGAGATCGCTGTGTTGGCCGATCAGTTCAAAGAAGACTTGGTTCCAGATAACGGCTGTGAATACGATCAGGTCGTTGAGATCAACCTGAGCGAGGTGAGTCTCAACATTTACATGAATCATGTAAGACTTTTTATAGGTATGTCCCAAATCCAGACTATCTACAGGGGGCTATTCAATTAGTTTGGAATGGGGCCGGTTGATGAAAGTGATCCAAAGCGAGGGGCCGGGAGAAAGATGGCTTTAAATATGAACAATCGTATTAAGAGCTTcgatacagtaaatactacaACAGCAGAGTGGAGTGCTTATATTGTGTTTAATGAAATCAAACATCGTCCCAAGGCCTTTCTAGATCCAAATGGCAAGTTCAGAACTCAGTGGGCCGACATGTGAAGCTAATTCAACAACATCCTTTAATTTGATTTCATTTAGGTGAAATGATCCAGTCATTCACGCAGAGATGCAATCAATGACAGTGTGTCACGACAGTAGCCAGCAGGTGGGTTCGAAACCCGAGCCCGCCCAACTTTTCAGGCAATGTCTCCCCTCTGTCTCTCAATGTAACGCCCTCTCTGGAATAAAGGCACTCTGGcccaaaaaaaacattacatttgaatactgATAGGGAATTACACAATGTGTAAaaagtagggctgtcaagttaacgcaaaaaaaattaactccactaattattttaacgggattaacgcatgtgtactAGCTTTAGTTATACAACGAAATCCAGGTACCTTACATTTTAATACTGACACAATGTGTAAAAAAAGACATCTGGGATCATTTAGGTTTTGAAAATGTTGCCGCCATGAAATATTCTTTTATTTTCTGCACAAATAAATTCATTAGcttaatacataaataaataaaatctacATTAAGAATCACTGACCTACAAAACCTTGCATACACTATGTTGTAAGTCAACGTTATTCCAAGGAGACTTCAAGTGTCCATTAAAAAATaaactataataataatccttatatttattatagcgctttatcaaagactctcaaatcgctttacaaatacacattacacagatcacacatgtaatggtcatctactgtggacaatacccacaggagcaaattcgggtgaagtgtccaaggacacaacggcctgacacagtggggcgggagcgggtttcgaactggagttccccagcgcccccttgatctgatgatcaaacgcacagaccactgcgccaccatGTCCTCCAAACAGTTGAAAATGTCAAAAATAAATCTCAGATCATTTCAGTTGAGGATTTTCCTGCtatgaaatattattttatgttaggACAAGATTGTCAACATAGAACtgcattaaaataaataaactagttTTTAATAAATGACCCGAAGCTGggcagtaaaacaaaaaaatctaCACTAAGAATCGCTGACCTACGAAACCTTGCATATGCTGTAAGTCAAAGTCGGCTTCAAGTGTTGTCCATTAAAAAAATGCTCTCTCTCCTCCAACAGCTGAAGCCCCACATCAACGGGCCCTTCACCCCCGACCTGGCCCACCCTGTGTCTGAAATCGGGGCCACGGCTAAGAAGAGCGGCTGGCCCCTGGAGGTGAAAGTCGGTCAGTATCTGTGACGTCGGCTGTATTCTCTTACAGGGTTTAAATGCTTTGTCTCGTGAAAGTTGATATTTCTTCCTTTGTTCCGATGAGCCGCGCTATTGACCGGATCTCACGTTACAGCCGGTCACGAGGCCTTTCAGGGTGGAACTAGTAAAGCGTGCAAAACGAGTCATTGAAAGACTAAGTAGGATATTACTAAGATAATAAATGAGCCTTTTGTGTTCTCCTTTTCCACGATTTTCTCTCGTTTCATGCAGAAGAATGTGAAAACCGCCAATCTTTTTCAGAGCTAATTGGGGCGCGGGGAGGAGGTGCTGCCGTCGAACTGACATCTATTGTTTATTATTGacatttttgttttagctgACGGGTTTtctctgtatttatttgttgtgtcAGTTTTTGTCTTCCGTCTGGGTGGGATTTAGTTTGCCCTGGTGTTAAGTTACCTATTGTTCTATAAAGTGAAGATTTGTTTACCTACTTTTGATGCATGCTCTGATAGAATAACTGTATGCTGTTGAAGAAACCCGATAAACAAAGTAAATTGCGCCTCCTTGTTCTGATTTCTCCTCTCATCTTGTCTCCTGCAGGTCTGATCGGCAGCTGCACCAACTCCAGCTACGAGGACATGGGCAGGGCGGCTTCTCTGGCCAAACAGGCTCTGGACAAAGGTCTGAAGTGCAAAGCCCAGTTCACCGTCACCCCCGGCTCCGAGCAGATCCGCGCCACCATCGAGAGAGACGGATATGTGAGTCACAGTCCCACTAACATTTCGTGACCCATACTATGCAGGCGTTTTCTTTGAGCACAAGGAAAGGATTTACTCTAATTCAGAATGTCCCTCTTCCAGTCGAAGATCCTGCGTGATGTGGGCGGTGTTGTCCTCGCTAATGCTTGTGGACCCTGCATCGGTCAGTGGGACAGGTACGCACCTCCATTATAACATCACACATTACAGTTAAGTGTTCCTCACATAATGATTTTTCACTACTTCAGTTTCCAGTGAAATCTTCCACATGTTTGTTCCCACACTTCTATATCGCTGCATGTAATGAACTCTGTATCTGCTGTGAGCCGACCGTAGAGATTTAATATGTCAGTCTTGTGACCTGATGTTAAACGGGTTGCTCACTGCAAAAAGTATACAAAGTAAAGTCTGAatatcaaataaaagcaatgtatgTTAAGCACAACGCCTCCGACTAACACGCTCTGTGTTCTGACTCTTTAGGAAGGATGTGAAGAAGGGAGAGAAGAATACTATCGTCACGTCCTACAACAGGAACTTCACCGCCAGGAATGATGCTAACCCGGCTACTCATGCTTTCGTCACCTCTCCTGAGGTAAGAAGTCCCGCATGAAGAAAGACTCAGACGTTCATACTTACATTAAAATCAATAGACAGACTTATGGTAACAAGAAGACAACAGAAaggaacacaataaataaacatcatGGAATAACAGATTCATAAAAACCATGCATACAAGAGACAgtttaaaaacaacattgtaaataCGGTAGGTGCTaaaataagtgtgtgtgtgtgtgtgtggtgtgtgtgtgtgtgtgtgtgtgtgtgtgtgtgtgtgtgtgtgtgtgtgtgtgtgtgtgtgtgtctcaccctTATTATGTAATTGAATACAGATCGTCACAGCCATGGCCATCGCTGGGACCCTCGACTTCAACCCAGAGACCGACTATCTGACCGCCGCTAACGGAGAGAAGTTCATGCTGGAGCCCCCCACCGGTGACGAGCTCCCCTCCAAAGACTTCGACCCGGGCCAGGACACCTACCAGCACCCCCCCGCCGACGGCGCCGCACTGACGGTGATTTCTCTCTCCAAAGACACTGTATTTCATCACGACCATCCGGAAAGCAATACCGCCATTTCAGACTGATCTGAGCGTCTTCTGTCATAAACCCAGAAGAGCTTGAAGCAGCACGTTTGGATCTTTAAAGCTAAAACAAATTGAACTGCACGGAGGCTCCAGGTAGATAATCTTAGTCTGTTTTCCTTGGGTGGCAATGACCCAGCATACAAAGAACAATGGGTGTGTTTAAAACCCATCTGCCTTTCTGGTGTCTGATCGTTCAGCCAATGATTACCCAAATCAACTGGTgccttcaaaacaaaagcataaACAACTGCTAAAATAAACTTAAATAAGGAAAACTAAATGATAATCTCATTCCTACAAAGACAAAcggcaagaaaataaatgtctgTCCTTTGGAAATATTCTTGGACATTTACAAAATGGAGGGGATAACATCACCTGTCAATCACAATCTGGAACTATTCGATGGAGGAAGTGGACTGATGTCGTAAAACCTCATAGGCCAGATTTAAATTTTACAAACGTATGATTTTACTGTGAAGTCCTGATCGCTCCCTAATGTTCGTATTGTTCGTACtttttactgtttttatttgatctttgtgtaaaaaaagaaaaaaggcatTTCGGACAAACGTCTTGAAAAACCACCATTAATGTTTTCTGCCAAATGTCATAAAAGAATATATGTTTGGAAGAGCCTTCGTGTCTAACAGTGATCGTGCGTGTCCAGGTGATCGTGAGCCCCTCCAGTAACCGCCTGCAGCTGCTGGAGCCCTTCGACAGGTGGCACGGAAAAGACATGGAGGAAATGAGGGTCCTCATCAAGGTGAGCAGCGAAGAGAAACTCCGCAGAACTATATAAGTGCTGGTGTGTGATGCGAATAAACAGTTTactttgtacgtcttttctgATCCTctatgttattttgtatatattgattggtgtgcttttatttatgtcttaatgtgtgcatatttataaatgtgtctgttgttgTGTGACATAGGATAATATTTGTATTCGGggttgtgggaaacggtattttcgATCTCTGTCTGTCCACTCAAACTGAAAGAGTGACGATAACTTTGACTTCCAGGTGAAGGGGAAGTGCACCACGGACCACATCAGTGCCGCTGGGCCCTGGCTGAAGTTCCGCGGCCACCTGGACAACATCTCCAACAACATGCTGATCGGAGCCGTCAACATCGACAACGAGGCCATCAACAAGGTGAAGAACCTGCTGACGGGCGAGTTCGGGGGAGTGCCCGACGTGGCCCGCCACTACAAGGTGAGTCTGGACTCTTGTCTGCTGTTGATATGTTTTACCTTTATACTTTAATAGATTACATTTGtgtagcgcctttcaagggacccgaggccgctttacatggtgaacaaacaaacaaacaaaaggggcaaataataaagtacaaatgtaatagATAGCAGTAGGAGTGGAAGCAGGGAGACTGTGATGCGTTAGATCACAGGTGTCAAACTCACggtccgggggccaaatcaggcccgtggtggatttaatttcggcccgcaggatcattTCTAATTCCTGGATCTGGTTCagggtttaatatgtgcaacaagttcatttcaataagttctgcaataaacattgaaccagtccggccctccactagcacccattgaattttggcccactgtgtatttgagtttgaccccctggGTTAGGGgttttctttaaatgtttaaGAGGCTGATTCGAGGACCTTTTGCCCTAAAGACCGGCACACTCTCTCTTATTAAGAGGCTACTATTAAATAAATCAATGATTTGACACAACATATTGATTTATCGATCCCGAGTCCCCTTTGTTAACATCTTGGGTGTCCTTTATACTTAACCCCAAACATGTCGACCATAGTGAGGTGTATGCtggttgctttggataaaagtgtaatGCTGGTAATAATTGAGCATCTCTTTAAATTGAAATTGGAGAAGAAACGCACCATAGCAACCGTCAGAAAGACACACTTTATCGCATTATTACTGCTCTGTTTTAGTGTACCCGATGAACCCAACTGAAGGTGGACTGTGTGGCATGCTGTATGCTAGTGCTAACAAAGAGAAGCCCCATTCTTATTCGAGTTGCATACCTTCTGAGCAACCGACTTCCCAGTCTCCTCCATGGGCCTTCTTTGTCTCCTCTATCCTGGTCCCAGCAGCACTTCAACTACTTCCTTTTCTTTGTTAAAGGCCAATGGCGTGAACTGGGTGGTGGTTGGAGACGATAACTACGGAGAGGGATCCAGCCGAGAGCACGCCGCCCTGGAGCCTCGACACCTGGGAGGACGCGCCATCATCGTCAAGAGCTTCGCCAGAATCCACGGTCCGTTTGCCGCCACAGATGGGAAACACCATGCCAACATCCCTCTGTCTTCATTCCACTTTCACTCGAACCGTTCGTTTACCTAATCCCTGTCGAAGGGAGGCAGCGTCTCAATGAGTGTTATGGGTTCAGaacagggctgcaacaaacgactaatttgataatcgattaatctatcgattaatgaaacgattaatcgattattcggatcgttaaggttttaactgtactactacttatatcgatactgcttatcgatccggtccttttaaCGATAGTATTAATGGTTCTTTTGACAAGAAATaagctaactaaacaaattgtgaacaaaactaacatcgctttttattttaattaaatgcataatatttcacatcaaaagaaacaacaatgttttaacaaatcgtattaaataatgtgatgacagaactgtaaacagaatagctgaaactttaacaaaataaataactcagttacccatgtgtgtataatgtagttaactccgtgtgttgctgctagcatacagaacacctga
Encoded proteins:
- the LOC117450620 gene encoding aconitate hydratase, mitochondrial-like; its protein translation is MASYCLTVTRLRLVLGSGARRFHVCSAFNAKAKVAMSRFEPNSTVNYEKMHENINIVRQRLGRPLTLSEKIVYGHLDDPVGQDIARGSTYLRLRPDRVAMQDATAQMAMLQFISSGLPRVAVPSTIHCDHLIEAQIGGVEDLQRAKEVNEEVYNFLASAGAKYGVGFWKPGSGIIHQIILENYAYPGVMLIGTDSHTPNGGGLGSICIGVGGADAVDVMAGIPWELKCPNVIGVKLTGSLSGWTSPKDVILKVAGILTVKGGTGAIVEYHGPGVDSISCTGMATICNMGAEIGATTSVFPYNHRMKTYMEKTGRGEIAVLADQFKEDLVPDNGCEYDQVVEINLSELKPHINGPFTPDLAHPVSEIGATAKKSGWPLEVKVGLIGSCTNSSYEDMGRAASLAKQALDKGLKCKAQFTVTPGSEQIRATIERDGYSKILRDVGGVVLANACGPCIGQWDRKDVKKGEKNTIVTSYNRNFTARNDANPATHAFVTSPEIVTAMAIAGTLDFNPETDYLTAANGEKFMLEPPTGDELPSKDFDPGQDTYQHPPADGAALTVIVSPSSNRLQLLEPFDRWHGKDMEEMRVLIKVKGKCTTDHISAAGPWLKFRGHLDNISNNMLIGAVNIDNEAINKVKNLLTGEFGGVPDVARHYKANGVNWVVVGDDNYGEGSSREHAALEPRHLGGRAIIVKSFARIHETNLKKQGLLPLTFADPKDYDKIRPDDKISITGLKTFAPGKPVTAVIKHSDGSQESITLNHTFNANQIEWFQAGSALNRMKELQ